DNA from Streptomyces sp. Edi4:
ACGCGGGACGCGGGTCACGGCCCGGCTTCTCCAGCTCGCGCAGGATGTCCGTCACGGTGGGAAGGCCGAACTTCTCGTCCACGTAGTCGTCGGGCCGCAGCGAGCGCAGCACGCCGGTGTTGCCGATGAGGGACGCGACCTCGCCGCCCGCCGTCTTCACCATCCGCCGCACCACCGGATACGCCTCGGGGTGCACGCTGGAGGCGTCGAGCGGGTCCTCGCCGTCGCGGATGCGCAGGAAGCCCGCGCACTGCTCGTACGCCTTGGGGCCGAGCCGCGCCACGTCCTTGAGCGCCCGGCGCGAACGGAAGGGGCCGTTGGTGTCGCGGTGCGCCACGATGTTCTCGGCCAGGCCGGAGCCGATGCCGGACACCCGCGAAAGCAGCGGCGCCGAGGCGGTGTTGACGTCGACCCCCACGCCGTTCACACAGTCCTCGACCACCGCGTCCAGCGAGCGCGACAGCTTCACCTCGGACAGGTCGTGCTGGTACTGGCCGACCCCGATGGACTTGGGGTCGATCTTCACCAGCTCGGCCAGCGGGTCCTGAAGGCGCCGGGCGATGGAGACCGCTCCGCGCAGGGACACGTCCATGTCGGGGAACTCCTGCGAGGCGAACGCGGATGCCGAGTACACCGAGGCGCCCGCCTCCGACACCATCACCTTCGCCAGGTTCAACTCCGGGTGCCCGGCGATGAGTTCCCCGGCGAGCTTGTCCGTCTCGCGGGAGGCGGTGCCGTTGCCGATGGCGATCAGCTCGACCGCGTGCTCCTGGCAGAGCGCGGCCAGCTTCTTCAGCGCCTGGTCCCACTTGTTCGCCGGGACGTGCGGGTGGATCACATCGGTGGCCACGACCTTGCCGGTCGCGTCCACGACCGCAACCTTCACGCCCGTGCGGAAGCCGGGGTCGAGACCGAGGGTGGCGCGGGTGCCGGCCGGGGCGGCGAGCAGCAGGTCGCGCAGGTTGGAGGCGAACACGCGGACCGCCTCGTCCTCGGCGGCGGTGCGAAGGCGCAGCCGCAGATCGATGCCGAGGTGGACCAGGATGCGGGTGCGCCAGGCCCAGCGCACCGTCTCGCCCAGCCACTTGTCGCCGGGCCGGCCCCGGTCGGCGACGCCGAAGCGCCGCGCCACCATGTTCTCGTACGTCGAGGGGCCGGGCTCGGCCGACGGCTCCTCGGGCTCGAGGACGAGGTCGAGGACGCCCTCCTTCTCGCCGCGCAGCATCGCCAGGACCCGGTGCGAGGGCAGCGCGGCGAAGGGCTCGGTGAAGTCGAAGTAGTCGGCGAACTTGGCGCCGGCCTCCTCCTTGCCCTCCCGCACCTTCGCCGCGAGCCGTCCCTTCGTCCACATGCGTTCGCGCAGCTCGCCGATCAGGTCGGCGTCCTCGGAGAACCGCTCGGCCAGGATGGCGCGTGCGCCTTCAAGGGCGGCCGCCGGATCGGCGACGCCCTTGTCGGCGTCCACGTAGGCCGCGGCCGCCACGAGCGGGTCGCTGGACGGGTCGCCCAGCAGGCCGTCGGCGAGCGGTTGCAGACCGGCCTCGCGCGCGATCTGCGCCTTGGTGCGCCGCTTGGGCTTGAAGGGCAGGTAGATGTCCTCGAGGCGGGCCTTGGTGTCGGCGGCCCGGATCTGCGCCTCCAGGGCGTCGGTGAGCTTGCCCTGCTCCCGTACGGACTCCAGGACCGCCGCGCGCCGGTCCTCAAGTTCCCGCAGATAGCGCAGCCGCTCCTCAAGGGTGCGCAGCTGGGCGTCGTCCAGCATCTCGGTCGCTTCCTTGCGGTAGCGAGCGATGAACGGGACGGTGGACCCGCCGTCGAGCAGTTCGACGGCGGCCTTCACCTGCCGCTCCCGTACGCCGAGTTCTTCGGCGATCCTGCCTTCGATGGACGTCGTCACGTTGCCGTACCGCCTTCTCGCTGAGCCTGAGGCGCCATTGTGGCAGGCGGCGGTGACAATCGGCGATCAGCCCTTGCCGATGAGGTCGGCCGGGAATCCCCCGGCCAGGGCGGCCGTCGTCAGGAACTTCTGGGCGAGTTCGGTGAGCCGGGCCACGCCTTGCTCGCCGAGGTGTTCGTAGGGGGCGAGGTCGAGGCGGTCGGTGCGGTCCTCGAGGCCGGCGCGCAGCGCGGTCCCGGCCTCGGTCAACTCGCCCTCGGCGTCGAGCAGTCCGCGCTCGCGCAGGCGCCCGGCGGCGGCGTCCCAGTCCGATTCCTGCCAGCCACGGGTGGCGAGCACCCAGCGCGGGACCATGCCCTTGCCGGTCGCGGTGTGGCTGACCAGGGCCTCCAGCGGGTCGAGTCCGGCGTCGAGCAGGGCCGCGAGGTGGCCGTCGCCCCGGTGTTCGCGCAGCAGCGTCGCGGCGTGCCAGAAGGCGAGGTGGGGCTGGTCGGGCACGGGCAGGTCGGCGTGGGCGGCGTACAGCGGGCGGGCGTGGCGGGTGCAGCCTTCGGTGGCGCGCAGGGCGAGCTCTGCGGCTTCGGCCAGTTCCGGCGAGGCGAGCGCTTCGTCGCCGAGGAGGCGGCGCAGGGTGGCGTCGGCGGCCCGCAGGCGTGCGGCGAGGACCGTCTCGGGGGAGGCGGTGCGCCACACCGTCGGCAGGTGCCGGGCGATCAGGGCGTGGTTGAAGTTGTAGAAGGAGGCCGCCACCACTCCTGGCCCGACGGCGCCCATGGCGGCGGCCCGGCCCGCGAAGTAGGCGGCGGCGCGGTCCTCGATGCCGATCGCGGCGAGTTCCCTGGTGAAGTCGGGCGAGAAATAGATCGTGGAGTGCAGGGAGTTGACGGGGCTGTGGCAGCGGCGTCCGGCGCGCGAGGGGAGAGAGCTCATGCCCCGCACGTTACCGACTGGTCGGTACGCCCGGGAAGGGGCGGGCCGGAACCTCGAGGACCCCGGCCACCCTGGAACCCCATGGCAGGAAAGGTGGGATTCTTGTCATTGCGGCCACCGTCGCGGGACCCCAAGGATGGGAGCATGACGCAGCGTTCCGTCCTGGTCGTCCTCTTCGACGGCGTCCAGAGCCTCGATGTGACCGGCCCCGCCGAGGCGTTCACCGCG
Protein-coding regions in this window:
- a CDS encoding Tex family protein yields the protein MTTSIEGRIAEELGVRERQVKAAVELLDGGSTVPFIARYRKEATEMLDDAQLRTLEERLRYLRELEDRRAAVLESVREQGKLTDALEAQIRAADTKARLEDIYLPFKPKRRTKAQIAREAGLQPLADGLLGDPSSDPLVAAAAYVDADKGVADPAAALEGARAILAERFSEDADLIGELRERMWTKGRLAAKVREGKEEAGAKFADYFDFTEPFAALPSHRVLAMLRGEKEGVLDLVLEPEEPSAEPGPSTYENMVARRFGVADRGRPGDKWLGETVRWAWRTRILVHLGIDLRLRLRTAAEDEAVRVFASNLRDLLLAAPAGTRATLGLDPGFRTGVKVAVVDATGKVVATDVIHPHVPANKWDQALKKLAALCQEHAVELIAIGNGTASRETDKLAGELIAGHPELNLAKVMVSEAGASVYSASAFASQEFPDMDVSLRGAVSIARRLQDPLAELVKIDPKSIGVGQYQHDLSEVKLSRSLDAVVEDCVNGVGVDVNTASAPLLSRVSGIGSGLAENIVAHRDTNGPFRSRRALKDVARLGPKAYEQCAGFLRIRDGEDPLDASSVHPEAYPVVRRMVKTAGGEVASLIGNTGVLRSLRPDDYVDEKFGLPTVTDILRELEKPGRDPRPAFKTATFKEGVEKIGDLEAGMVLEGVVTNVAAFGAFIDIGVHQDGLAHVSALSKTFVKDPRDVVKPGDIVKVKVLDVDVPRKRISLTLRLDDDASAPGGAPQRERGGRGQGGQDQGGRPPRQRQGGAQSQGQGQGQQRRGGSGGGEARGAGRQGAGRQGGDRQGGGQGRGAAPAPANSAMADALRKAGLVDPKGRGGR